One Streptomyces sp. L2 genomic window carries:
- a CDS encoding bifunctional [glutamine synthetase] adenylyltransferase/[glutamine synthetase]-adenylyl-L-tyrosine phosphorylase encodes MTPGRRSSTFTRLLRHGFTDPSTAERQLDSPELSPVRNDPVLLEALGATADPDLALHSLVRLLEAQPTPPDRHELLDTLIAAKPLRDRLLGVLGASAALADHLTRHPADWQALVTYEPQDLHPGLQEFEHGLREATDPVTLRIAYRRCLLSIAARDVCGTTNVADTAAELADLATATLRTALAIAKTESPDDAKACRLAVIAMGKCGGHELNYVSDVDVIFVAEATEHTPEPQALRAATALASHMMRICSETTVEGSIWPVDANLRPEGRNGPLVRTLSSHLAYYQRWAKTWEFQALLKARPVAGDQDLGQAYIDALQPLVWQAAERDNFVVDVQKMRRRVVENIPAAEVERELKLGPGGLRDVEFAVQLLQLVHGRTDPALRSGTTLDALQALAAGGYVGREDAARLDEAYRFLRSLEHRIQLYRLRRTHLVPEAEEDLRRLGRSLGLRTDPVDGLRREWKRHTGVVRRLHEKLFYRPLLDAVAQLAPGEVRLSPEAARERLVALGYADPAAALRHLEALASGVTRKAAIQRTLLPVLLGWFADSADPDAGLLNFRKVSDALGKTPWYLRLLRDEGAAAENLARVLSAGRLAPDLLMRAPEAVALLGETTPRPETTPRPGTAPRPETTPHPKTTQRPAPGRTPAPGRTPAPGRTPAPGRTPAPQPAPAPATGPAPAPRPGPAPTPRTATGSLAPRDRAHLEQEIMAAVGRAENAEQGVTAARGVRRRELFRTAAADIVGSYGTETSPAEADEGALVDRVGAAVSDLTAVTLAGTLRAVVREGWGDTLPTRFAIIGMGRFGGHELGYGSDADVLFVHEPEDGVDEQQAAAAANKVVAEMRRLLQRPSSDPPLLIDADLRPEGKSGPLVRTLKSYEAYYRRWSLVWESQALLRAEPVAGDADLGRRFTELIDPLRYPAQGLDEDAVREIRRLKARMESERLPRGADPKLHTKLGPGGLSDVEWTVQLLQLRHAWREPALRTTRTRDALAAAREAGLLPAEDAATLDEAWVLATRVRNAVMLVRGRAGDTFPTEPRELAAVGRYLGYGSGHAGDMLDAYRRTTRRARTVVEELFYED; translated from the coding sequence ATGACGCCGGGCCGCAGAAGCAGCACGTTCACCCGCCTCCTGCGCCACGGCTTCACGGATCCCTCAACGGCCGAACGCCAACTGGACAGCCCGGAGCTCTCCCCGGTCCGCAACGACCCGGTCCTCCTGGAGGCCCTGGGCGCCACGGCCGACCCCGACCTGGCCCTGCACAGCCTCGTGCGCCTCCTGGAGGCCCAGCCCACGCCCCCGGACCGCCACGAGCTCCTCGACACTCTGATAGCGGCCAAACCCCTCAGAGACCGCCTCCTGGGCGTCCTCGGCGCCTCCGCCGCCCTCGCGGACCACCTCACCCGCCACCCCGCCGACTGGCAGGCCCTCGTCACCTACGAGCCCCAGGACCTCCATCCCGGCCTCCAGGAGTTCGAACACGGCCTGCGAGAGGCCACCGACCCCGTCACCCTCCGCATCGCCTACCGCCGCTGCCTCCTCTCCATCGCGGCGAGAGACGTCTGCGGCACCACGAACGTCGCGGACACGGCCGCGGAACTGGCAGACCTGGCAACAGCCACCCTCCGCACGGCCCTGGCCATAGCCAAGACCGAGTCCCCCGACGACGCGAAAGCCTGCCGCCTCGCGGTCATCGCGATGGGCAAATGCGGCGGCCACGAACTGAACTACGTCTCGGACGTGGACGTGATCTTCGTGGCCGAAGCGACAGAGCACACCCCCGAACCCCAGGCCCTCCGGGCCGCCACCGCCCTCGCCTCGCACATGATGCGCATCTGCTCGGAGACGACCGTCGAGGGCAGCATCTGGCCCGTGGACGCCAACCTCCGCCCCGAGGGCCGCAACGGCCCCCTCGTCCGCACCCTCAGCAGCCACCTCGCCTACTACCAACGCTGGGCGAAGACCTGGGAGTTCCAGGCCCTGCTCAAGGCCCGCCCGGTGGCCGGCGACCAGGACCTCGGCCAGGCGTACATCGACGCCCTGCAACCCCTGGTCTGGCAGGCCGCGGAACGCGACAACTTCGTGGTGGACGTCCAGAAGATGCGCCGCCGAGTGGTGGAGAACATCCCCGCGGCCGAGGTGGAACGCGAGCTCAAACTGGGCCCGGGCGGACTGCGGGACGTCGAATTCGCGGTCCAGCTGCTCCAGTTGGTGCACGGCCGCACCGACCCGGCCCTCCGCAGCGGCACCACCCTCGACGCCCTCCAGGCCCTCGCGGCGGGCGGCTACGTCGGCCGCGAGGACGCCGCCCGCCTCGACGAGGCGTACCGCTTCCTGCGCTCCCTCGAACACCGTATCCAGCTGTACCGACTGCGCCGCACCCACCTGGTGCCCGAGGCCGAGGAGGACCTGCGCCGCCTCGGCCGCTCCCTGGGCCTGCGCACCGACCCGGTGGACGGCCTGCGCCGCGAGTGGAAGCGGCACACCGGCGTCGTACGACGCCTGCACGAGAAGCTGTTCTACCGCCCCCTCCTGGACGCGGTGGCCCAACTGGCCCCCGGCGAGGTCCGGCTGAGCCCGGAGGCGGCGAGGGAACGCCTGGTGGCCCTCGGCTACGCCGACCCCGCCGCCGCCCTGCGCCACCTGGAGGCGCTGGCGTCCGGCGTCACCCGCAAGGCGGCCATCCAGCGCACCCTCCTCCCGGTGCTCCTGGGCTGGTTCGCCGACTCGGCGGACCCGGACGCGGGCCTGCTGAACTTCCGCAAGGTCTCCGACGCGCTCGGCAAGACGCCCTGGTACCTGCGCCTGCTGCGCGACGAGGGCGCGGCGGCGGAGAACCTGGCCCGGGTCCTGTCGGCGGGCCGCCTGGCCCCCGACCTCCTGATGCGCGCACCCGAGGCAGTGGCCCTGCTGGGCGAAACGACACCACGCCCTGAAACAACACCACGCCCCGGAACGGCACCACGCCCCGAAACCACACCCCACCCCAAAACCACCCAGCGACCCGCACCCGGCCGCACACCCGCACCCGGCCGCACACCCGCACCCGGCCGCACACCCGCACCCGGCCGCACACCCGCACCGCAACCCGCCCCCGCCCCCGCGACTGGCCCCGCCCCCGCGCCCCGTCCCGGGCCCGCCCCCACCCCCCGCACCGCCACAGGCTCCCTCGCCCCCCGCGACCGCGCCCACCTGGAACAGGAGATCATGGCCGCGGTGGGCCGCGCGGAGAACGCCGAGCAGGGCGTCACCGCGGCCCGAGGCGTCCGCCGCAGGGAACTGTTCCGCACGGCCGCCGCGGACATCGTCGGCTCCTACGGCACCGAGACCAGCCCAGCCGAGGCGGACGAGGGCGCCCTGGTGGACCGGGTGGGCGCGGCGGTCTCCGACCTCACCGCGGTCACCCTCGCCGGCACCCTGCGCGCGGTGGTCCGCGAGGGCTGGGGCGACACCCTGCCCACCCGGTTCGCGATCATCGGCATGGGCCGCTTCGGCGGTCACGAGCTGGGCTACGGCTCCGACGCCGACGTCCTGTTCGTGCACGAACCCGAGGACGGCGTGGACGAACAGCAGGCGGCGGCCGCCGCCAACAAGGTGGTCGCCGAGATGCGCCGCCTGCTGCAGCGCCCCAGCTCGGACCCGCCCCTGCTGATCGACGCCGACCTGCGCCCGGAGGGCAAGTCGGGGCCGCTGGTGCGCACCCTGAAGTCGTACGAGGCGTACTACCGCCGCTGGTCCCTGGTCTGGGAGTCGCAGGCGCTGCTGCGAGCCGAGCCGGTCGCCGGGGACGCGGACCTCGGCCGGCGCTTCACGGAGCTGATCGACCCGCTGCGCTACCCCGCCCAGGGCCTGGACGAGGACGCGGTCCGCGAGATCCGCCGCCTGAAGGCCCGCATGGAGTCCGAACGGCTGCCGCGCGGCGCCGACCCCAAGCTGCACACCAAGCTAGGCCCCGGCGGCCTCTCCGACGTCGAGTGGACGGTGCAGCTGCTGCAGCTCAGGCACGCCTGGCGGGAGCCGGCCCTGCGCACCACCCGCACCCGGGACGCCCTGGCCGCCGCCCGGGAGGCCGGGCTGCTGCCGGCCGAGGACGCGGCGACACTGGACGAGGCCTGGGTGCTGGCCACCCGGGTGCGCAACGCGGTCATGCTGGTCCGCGGCCGGGCCGGGGACACCTTCCCGACCGAGCCCCGCGAGCTGGCGGCCGTGGGCCGCTACCTGGGCTACGGCTCCGGTCACGCCGGCGACATGCTCGACGCCTACCGCCGTACGACCCGCCGGGCACGCACGGTCGTGGAGGAGCTGTTCTACGAGGACTGA
- a CDS encoding phosphatase PAP2 family protein, whose product MSDSTVTEPEGREKVTVPRAVAVGDRTRFLRGLRRPRRPRLWVEILLVGASYWTYSLIRNAVPEQRAQALRDADWVWRLEHTLGIAVEETVNHAANSVTWLIIGMNYYYATLHFVMTLGVLVWLYRWHPGRYAAARLVLFATTGVALAGYYLFPLAPPRLMSGGHFVDTVLVHHTWGSMASGDLKNMSNQYAAMPSMHIGWSLWCGLTIFALASVPWVRVLGLVYPALTLLVIVATANHFWLDAVGGVLCLAFGFAVARLWYGSLPYSLPGAAPASGRSGRGRPEQGRSGRRQSS is encoded by the coding sequence ATGAGTGACTCGACCGTGACAGAGCCGGAAGGTCGCGAGAAGGTGACCGTTCCGCGGGCCGTCGCGGTCGGGGACAGGACGCGGTTCCTGCGCGGTCTGCGGCGGCCGCGGCGGCCCCGGCTGTGGGTCGAGATCCTTCTGGTCGGGGCGAGTTACTGGACGTACTCCCTGATCCGCAACGCGGTCCCCGAGCAGCGGGCGCAGGCGCTGCGCGACGCCGACTGGGTGTGGCGGCTGGAGCACACCCTGGGCATCGCCGTCGAGGAGACCGTCAACCACGCCGCGAACTCGGTGACTTGGCTGATCATTGGGATGAACTACTACTACGCCACGCTGCACTTCGTCATGACGCTGGGTGTGCTGGTGTGGCTCTACCGGTGGCATCCCGGGCGTTACGCGGCGGCCCGGCTGGTGCTGTTCGCGACCACCGGTGTGGCCCTCGCCGGTTACTACCTGTTCCCGCTCGCCCCGCCCCGGCTGATGAGCGGCGGGCACTTCGTCGACACGGTCCTGGTGCACCACACCTGGGGGTCGATGGCCTCAGGTGACCTGAAGAACATGTCCAACCAGTACGCGGCGATGCCCTCGATGCACATCGGCTGGTCCCTGTGGTGCGGGCTGACCATCTTCGCGCTGGCCTCGGTGCCGTGGGTGCGGGTGCTGGGGCTGGTGTACCCGGCGCTGACCCTGCTGGTCATCGTGGCCACCGCCAACCACTTCTGGCTGGACGCCGTCGGGGGTGTGCTCTGCCTGGCCTTCGGCTTCGCGGTGGCCCGCCTCTGGTACGGCAGCCTGCCGTACTCCCTGCCGGGGGCGGCGCCGGCTTCGGGCCGCTCCGGACGGGGCCGCCCTGAGCAGGGTCGCTCCGGGCGGCGTCAGTCCTCGTAG
- a CDS encoding LacI family DNA-binding transcriptional regulator, protein MTTRLADIAAQAGVSEATVSRVLNGKPGVAATTRQSVLAALDVLGYERPVRLRQRSEGLVGLITPELENPIFPALAQVIGQALTRQGYTPVLATQTPGGSTEDELTEMLVDRGVAGIIYVSGLHADTTADMARYERLRAQGVPFVLVDGFSPQVQAPFISPDDRAAMTLAVTHLSSLGHTRIGLALGPKRFVPVQRKIEGFVRTMQDQLGLTAQVVETELIQHSLYTLEGGQAAATALIERRCTAVVCASDMMALGAIRAARQLGLEVPRDVSVVGFDDSPLIAFTDPPLTTIRKPVPAMGQAAVRTLLEEIGGTPAPHSEFVFMPELVVRGSTASAPGDRVRG, encoded by the coding sequence GTGACCACACGGCTTGCGGACATCGCTGCGCAGGCGGGGGTGAGCGAAGCGACCGTCAGCCGGGTGCTCAACGGCAAGCCGGGGGTCGCGGCCACCACCCGCCAGTCCGTGCTCGCCGCGCTCGACGTGCTCGGCTACGAGCGTCCGGTCCGGCTCCGGCAGCGCAGCGAGGGGCTGGTCGGCCTGATCACCCCGGAGCTGGAGAACCCGATATTCCCGGCCCTGGCCCAGGTCATCGGCCAGGCGCTGACCCGCCAGGGGTACACGCCGGTGCTCGCCACACAGACCCCGGGCGGGTCCACGGAGGACGAGCTGACCGAGATGCTCGTGGACCGCGGGGTGGCCGGCATCATCTACGTCTCCGGGCTGCACGCGGACACCACCGCCGACATGGCCCGCTACGAGCGGCTGCGCGCCCAGGGCGTGCCCTTCGTCCTGGTGGACGGCTTCTCGCCGCAGGTGCAGGCGCCGTTCATCTCCCCCGACGACCGGGCCGCGATGACGCTGGCCGTGACACACCTGTCGTCGCTGGGCCACACCCGGATCGGGCTGGCGCTGGGGCCGAAGCGGTTCGTGCCGGTGCAGCGCAAGATCGAGGGCTTCGTCCGCACCATGCAGGACCAGCTGGGGCTGACGGCCCAGGTGGTGGAGACCGAGCTGATCCAGCACTCGCTGTACACCCTGGAGGGCGGTCAGGCCGCCGCGACCGCGCTGATCGAGCGCCGGTGCACCGCGGTGGTGTGCGCCAGCGACATGATGGCCCTCGGCGCGATAAGGGCGGCCCGGCAGCTGGGTCTGGAGGTGCCGCGGGACGTGTCCGTCGTGGGTTTCGACGACTCCCCGCTGATCGCCTTCACGGACCCGCCGCTGACCACGATCCGCAAGCCGGTCCCGGCGATGGGGCAGGCGGCGGTGCGCACCCTGCTGGAGGAGATCGGCGGGACGCCCGCGCCGCACAGCGAGTTCGTGTTCATGCCGGAGCTGGTCGTGCGCGGTTCGACCGCCTCGGCGCCGGGGGACCGCGTGCGCGGGTGA
- a CDS encoding extracellular solute-binding protein: MRRGIAASALVASLALTATACGGSDSDSGKADGPVTITWWDTSNATNEAPTYKALVEQFEAANKNIKVKYVDVPFDQAQNKFDTAAGSSGAPDVLRSEVGWTPAFAKKGYFLPLDGTEALADQAKFEPNLIKQAQYEGKTYGVPLVTDTLALVYNKALFKKAGITTPPKTWDELKSDAAKVKAKTGADGYWGSTQAYYAQSFLYGEGTDTVDANAKKITVDSAPAKKAYGTWLSLFSGKGLHKADTTADAYAHIQDAFVNGKVAAIIQGPWEITNFYKGSAFKDKSNLGITTVPAGSTGKAGAPTGGHNLAVYAGSDKAHQAAALKFVKFMTSAKSQETIALKNSTLPTRSDAYTAKVTADPGIAGYQGVLSAAQPRPALPEYSSLWGPLDTELPKIAGGKESLDKGLNNAELAIAKLVPDFSK; this comes from the coding sequence ATGCGGCGTGGCATAGCGGCCTCCGCGCTGGTGGCGTCCCTCGCCCTCACGGCGACGGCGTGCGGCGGGAGCGACAGCGACAGCGGCAAGGCGGACGGCCCGGTGACCATCACCTGGTGGGACACCTCCAACGCCACGAACGAGGCACCGACGTACAAGGCCCTGGTCGAGCAGTTCGAGGCCGCGAACAAGAACATCAAGGTCAAGTACGTCGACGTGCCCTTCGACCAGGCACAGAACAAGTTCGACACGGCCGCCGGCTCCAGCGGCGCCCCGGACGTCCTGCGCTCCGAGGTCGGCTGGACCCCGGCCTTCGCGAAGAAGGGCTACTTCCTGCCGCTGGACGGCACCGAGGCCCTGGCCGACCAGGCCAAGTTCGAGCCGAACCTGATCAAGCAGGCCCAGTACGAGGGCAAGACCTACGGCGTGCCGCTGGTCACCGACACCCTCGCGCTGGTGTACAACAAGGCCCTGTTCAAGAAGGCCGGGATCACCACGCCGCCCAAGACCTGGGACGAGCTGAAGTCGGACGCGGCCAAGGTCAAGGCCAAGACCGGCGCCGACGGCTACTGGGGCTCCACCCAGGCCTACTACGCGCAGAGCTTCCTCTACGGCGAGGGCACCGACACCGTCGACGCCAACGCGAAGAAGATCACCGTCGACTCCGCCCCGGCGAAGAAGGCCTACGGCACCTGGCTGAGCCTGTTCTCCGGCAAGGGCCTGCACAAGGCCGACACCACCGCCGACGCCTACGCCCACATCCAGGACGCGTTCGTCAACGGCAAGGTCGCCGCGATTATCCAGGGACCCTGGGAGATCACGAACTTCTACAAGGGCTCGGCCTTCAAGGACAAGTCCAACCTCGGCATCACCACCGTCCCGGCCGGCTCCACCGGCAAGGCGGGCGCCCCGACCGGCGGCCACAACCTCGCGGTCTACGCCGGCTCCGACAAGGCCCACCAGGCCGCGGCGCTGAAGTTCGTGAAGTTCATGACCTCGGCGAAGTCCCAGGAGACCATCGCCCTGAAGAACTCCACCCTGCCGACCCGCTCCGACGCCTACACCGCGAAGGTCACGGCCGACCCGGGCATCGCCGGCTACCAGGGCGTCCTCTCCGCCGCCCAGCCCCGCCCGGCCCTGCCCGAGTACAGCTCCCTGTGGGGTCCGCTGGACACCGAGCTGCCCAAGATCGCCGGCGGCAAGGAGTCCCTGGACAAGGGCCTGAACAACGCGGAGCTGGCCATCGCCAAGCTGGTGCCCGACTTCAGCAAGTGA
- a CDS encoding sugar ABC transporter permease — protein sequence MTVAIDRATGKRRGDRAPRPGLGQRIRNGYQKHWYAYAMIAPVVVVLAVIVGYPLVRGVYLTFTDANSLNSARTIGVNHIAATYKFIGLDNYKDILFGPLSYDRFWSHFLWTVVWTACCVFLHYTIGLGLALMLKEKLRGRTFYRLLLVLPWAVPTFVTVFSWRIMLADSGVINQVLHAVHLPQPQWLEDTFWQRFAAIMVNTWCGVPFMMLSLLGGLQSIDSTLYEAAEMDGASAWQQFRHVTLPGLRSVSSTVVLLGIIWTFNQFAIIFLLFGPTGAPDAQILVTWAYYLGFGQQPRDFAQSAAYGVLLLSIVIVFTSFYFRWLKRNDQLAV from the coding sequence ATGACAGTCGCCATCGACCGCGCGACCGGCAAGCGCCGCGGTGACCGCGCGCCTCGGCCCGGGCTGGGGCAGCGCATCAGGAACGGCTACCAGAAACACTGGTACGCCTACGCGATGATCGCCCCGGTGGTCGTCGTCCTCGCTGTCATCGTCGGATACCCGCTGGTCCGTGGCGTGTACCTGACCTTCACCGACGCCAACAGCCTCAACTCGGCGCGCACCATCGGCGTCAACCACATCGCCGCCACGTACAAGTTCATCGGGCTGGACAACTACAAGGACATCCTGTTCGGCCCGCTGTCGTACGACCGGTTCTGGTCGCACTTCCTGTGGACCGTCGTGTGGACGGCCTGCTGTGTGTTCCTGCACTACACGATCGGCCTCGGCCTGGCGCTGATGCTCAAGGAGAAGCTGCGCGGCCGCACCTTCTACCGGCTGCTGCTGGTCCTGCCCTGGGCCGTGCCCACCTTCGTCACCGTGTTCTCCTGGCGGATCATGCTCGCCGACTCCGGCGTGATCAACCAGGTCCTGCACGCGGTGCACCTGCCCCAGCCGCAGTGGCTGGAGGACACCTTCTGGCAGCGGTTCGCCGCGATCATGGTGAACACCTGGTGCGGTGTGCCGTTCATGATGCTGTCCCTGCTCGGCGGCCTGCAGTCGATCGACTCCACGCTCTACGAGGCGGCGGAGATGGACGGCGCCAGCGCCTGGCAGCAGTTCCGGCACGTCACCCTGCCGGGCCTGCGCTCGGTCAGCTCCACCGTCGTCCTGCTCGGCATCATCTGGACCTTCAACCAGTTCGCCATCATCTTCCTGCTGTTCGGTCCGACCGGCGCCCCCGACGCGCAGATCCTCGTCACCTGGGCCTACTACCTGGGCTTCGGGCAGCAGCCACGCGACTTCGCCCAGTCCGCCGCCTACGGCGTGCTGCTGCTGTCGATCGTGATCGTCTTCACCTCCTTCTACTTCCGCTGGCTGAAGCGCAATGACCAGCTCGCCGTCTGA
- a CDS encoding ABC transporter permease subunit yields MSTTTLDTTETAPAPAPAAPRRTRRRGERGPVATLLLHGGLVVASVIALAPVAWLIFLSLGPDKDDYLHPGKILGKISFSNYSYVLEHTAFFDWFKSTMIVALGTTVIGVFVAATTGYAVSRMRFPGYKSLMWVLLLTQAFPIAILIVPMYEIFSELGLIDTYWALIVINCTTAVPYSAWLLKGYFDTIPFEIDEAGRVDGLSPFGTFFRLILPLARPGLAVAAFYNFITAVGEVAFATTFLLDDSKYTFAVGLQTFVSEHDAQWNYMAATAVLVAIPVSVFFYLVQKNLVTGLTAGGTKG; encoded by the coding sequence ATGAGCACCACGACCCTGGACACGACCGAGACCGCGCCGGCCCCCGCCCCCGCGGCCCCGCGGCGCACCCGCCGGCGCGGCGAGCGCGGCCCGGTGGCCACCCTCCTCCTGCACGGCGGCCTCGTCGTCGCGAGCGTCATCGCGCTCGCCCCGGTGGCCTGGCTGATCTTCCTCTCCCTCGGCCCCGACAAGGACGACTACCTGCACCCGGGCAAGATCCTCGGGAAGATCAGCTTCTCCAACTACAGCTACGTGCTGGAGCACACCGCGTTCTTCGACTGGTTCAAGTCGACGATGATCGTGGCCCTCGGCACCACCGTGATCGGCGTCTTCGTCGCCGCCACCACCGGCTACGCCGTCTCCCGCATGCGCTTCCCCGGCTACAAGTCGCTGATGTGGGTGCTCCTGCTCACCCAGGCCTTCCCGATCGCCATCCTGATCGTGCCGATGTACGAGATCTTCAGCGAACTCGGCCTCATCGACACCTACTGGGCGCTGATCGTCATCAACTGCACCACCGCCGTGCCGTACAGCGCCTGGCTGCTCAAGGGGTACTTCGACACCATCCCCTTCGAGATCGACGAGGCCGGCCGGGTGGACGGGCTCAGCCCCTTCGGCACCTTCTTCCGGCTGATCCTGCCGCTGGCCCGCCCGGGCCTGGCCGTCGCCGCCTTCTACAACTTCATCACCGCCGTCGGCGAGGTCGCCTTCGCTACGACGTTCCTGCTGGACGACTCCAAGTACACCTTCGCCGTCGGCCTGCAGACCTTCGTCAGCGAGCACGACGCCCAGTGGAACTACATGGCCGCCACCGCCGTCCTCGTCGCGATACCGGTCTCGGTCTTCTTCTACCTCGTCCAGAAGAACCTCGTCACCGGCCTCACCGCGGGCGGCACCAAGGGCTGA
- a CDS encoding glycoside hydrolase family 13 protein, whose amino-acid sequence MSQQHPAAPAPHTAVATVAGHRDWWRDAVIYQVYPRSFADSNGDGMGDLEGVRSRLPYLRDLGVDAVWLSPFYASPQADAGYDVADYRAVDPMFGNLLDADALIRDAHDHGLRVIVDLVPNHSSDQHEWFKRALAEGPRSPLRDRYHFRPGKGKNGELPPNDWESIFGGPAWTRVTEPDGTPGEWYLHLFAPEQPDFNWEHPAVGDEFRSILRFWLDMGVDGFRIDVAHGLVKADGLPDLGDHDQLKLLGNDVMPFFDQDGVHAIYRQWRTVLDEYVGERVFVAEAWTPTVERTANYVRPDELHQAFNFQYLGTEWDAEELRAVIDRTLEAMRPVGAPATWVLSNHDVTRHATRFANPPGLGTQIRTAGDRELGLRRARAATLLMLALPGSAYVYQGEELGLPDVVDLPDEVRQDPAYFRGAGQDGFRDGCRVPIPWTRDGSSYGFGSGGSWLPQPPAWAELSVQAQTGTPGSTLELYRAALAARKQHPDLGAGDRVEWLRAPEGVLAFRRGEFICVANTTGESVTTPAHGRILLSSGEVAETDGEAKLPADTTVWWTTAD is encoded by the coding sequence ATGAGCCAGCAGCACCCTGCCGCCCCGGCCCCCCACACCGCCGTAGCCACTGTCGCCGGACACCGCGACTGGTGGCGGGACGCGGTCATCTACCAGGTCTACCCGCGCAGCTTCGCCGACAGCAACGGCGACGGCATGGGCGACCTGGAGGGCGTACGCTCCCGCCTCCCGTACCTGCGCGACCTCGGCGTCGACGCCGTGTGGCTCAGCCCCTTCTACGCCTCCCCGCAGGCCGACGCCGGCTACGACGTCGCCGACTACCGTGCCGTGGACCCGATGTTCGGCAACCTCCTGGACGCCGACGCGCTGATCCGCGACGCCCACGATCACGGCCTGCGCGTCATCGTCGACCTGGTACCCAACCACTCCTCCGACCAGCACGAGTGGTTCAAGCGGGCGCTCGCCGAGGGCCCCCGTTCCCCTCTCCGCGACCGCTACCACTTCCGCCCCGGCAAGGGGAAGAACGGCGAACTCCCGCCCAACGACTGGGAGTCCATCTTCGGCGGCCCCGCCTGGACGCGGGTCACCGAGCCGGACGGCACGCCCGGAGAGTGGTATCTGCACCTCTTCGCCCCCGAGCAGCCCGACTTCAACTGGGAACACCCGGCGGTCGGCGACGAGTTCCGCTCGATCCTCCGCTTCTGGCTCGACATGGGCGTCGACGGCTTCCGCATCGACGTCGCCCACGGCCTGGTCAAGGCGGACGGACTGCCCGACCTCGGCGACCACGACCAGCTGAAGCTGCTGGGCAACGATGTCATGCCGTTCTTCGACCAGGATGGCGTGCACGCGATCTACCGCCAGTGGCGCACGGTCCTCGACGAGTACGTGGGCGAGCGCGTCTTCGTCGCCGAGGCCTGGACACCGACCGTCGAGCGCACGGCCAACTACGTCCGCCCCGACGAACTGCACCAGGCCTTCAACTTCCAGTACCTGGGCACCGAATGGGACGCCGAGGAACTCCGCGCGGTCATCGACCGCACCCTGGAGGCGATGCGCCCGGTCGGCGCCCCGGCCACCTGGGTGCTGTCCAACCACGACGTCACCCGGCACGCCACCCGCTTCGCCAACCCGCCCGGCCTCGGCACCCAGATCCGCACCGCCGGCGACCGCGAACTCGGCCTGCGCCGGGCGCGCGCCGCCACCCTCCTCATGCTCGCCCTGCCCGGTTCGGCCTACGTCTACCAGGGCGAGGAACTCGGCCTGCCGGACGTCGTCGACCTCCCCGACGAGGTCCGTCAGGACCCCGCGTACTTCAGGGGCGCCGGCCAGGACGGCTTCCGCGACGGCTGCCGGGTGCCCATCCCGTGGACCCGCGACGGTTCGTCGTACGGCTTCGGCAGCGGCGGCAGCTGGCTCCCCCAGCCCCCCGCCTGGGCCGAGCTGAGCGTCCAGGCCCAGACCGGCACCCCGGGCTCCACCCTGGAGCTGTACCGCGCCGCCCTCGCGGCCCGCAAGCAGCACCCCGACCTCGGCGCCGGCGACCGCGTCGAATGGCTGCGCGCCCCCGAGGGCGTCCTCGCCTTCCGCCGCGGGGAGTTCATCTGCGTGGCGAACACCACCGGCGAATCCGTGACCACCCCCGCCCACGGCCGCATCCTGCTCAGCAGCGGCGAGGTCGCCGAGACGGACGGCGAGGCGAAGCTCCCCGCGGACACCACCGTGTGGTGGACCACGGCCGACTGA